The following are encoded together in the Neofelis nebulosa isolate mNeoNeb1 chromosome 9, mNeoNeb1.pri, whole genome shotgun sequence genome:
- the WBP1 gene encoding WW domain-binding protein 1 isoform X1, giving the protein MAQASSGNGSEEAWGALRVPQQQSRAASSLEGPIWRRAGTQTHALDAIVYHPQQSHLLRELCPGVNNQPYLCESGHCCGETGCCTYYYELWWFWLLWTVLILFSCCCAFRHRRAKLRLQQQQRQREINLLAYHGACHGAGPVPSGSLLDLRLLSAFKPPAYEDVVHRPGTPPPPYTAASGCPLTASSERTCCSSASSCPTHCEGTNVEGVSSHQSAPPHQEDEPGAGVSPAPTPPSCRYRRLTGDSGIELCPCPDSSEGEPIKEARASATPPDLEDPCVLPLDPVPQVSPVGLASSEGDIP; this is encoded by the exons ATGGCTCAGGCCAGCAGCGGGAACGGCAGCGAGGAAGCCTGGGGGGCACTTCGGGTGCCGCAACAGCAG AGTCGGGCAGCGTCTTCTCTTGAGGGACCAATTTGGAGAAGAGCTGGAACCCAGACTCACGCCCTGGATGCCATCGTTTATCATCCACAGCAGTCCCATCTG CTTCGAGAGCTGTGCCCAGGAGTGAACAACCAGCCCTACCTCTGTGAGAGTGGTCACTGCTGCGGGGAGACAGGCTGCTGCACCTACTACTATGAGCTCTGGT GGTTCTGGCTGCTCTGGACTGTCCTCATCCTCTTTAGCTGCTGTTGCGCCTTCCGTCATCGACGAGCTAAACTCCGGCTGCAGCAACAGCAGCGGCAGCGTGAGATCAACTTGTTGGCCTACCATGGGGCATGCCATGGGGCTGGCCCTGTCCCTTCCGGTTCACTGCTTGACCTTC GCCTTCTCAGCGCCTTCAAACCCCCTGCCTACGAGGATGTGGTTCACCGCCCTGGCACACCACCGCCTCCTTACACTGCAGCCTCAGGCTGCCCCTTGACTGCTTCCAGTGAACGTACCTGCTGCTCCTCTGCTTCTAGCTGCCCTACCCACTGCGAGGGAACAAATGTGGAAGGTGTTTCCTCCCACCAGAGTGCCCCCCCTCATCAAGAGGAtgagcctggggcaggggtgagccccgcccccacgcccccATCCTGCCGTTATCGCCGCCTGACTGGTGACTCAGGTATTGAGCTCTGCCCTTGTCCTGACTCCAGTGAGGGCGAGCCAATCAAGGAAGCTAGGGCTAGTGCCACTCCACCAGATTTGGAGGACCCTTGTGTGCTGCCCCTTGATCCTGTACCCCAGGTCTCTCCTGTGGGACTAGCTTCCAGTGAAGGGGACATCCCATAA
- the WBP1 gene encoding WW domain-binding protein 1 isoform X2, producing MAQASSGNGSEEAWGALRVPQQQLRELCPGVNNQPYLCESGHCCGETGCCTYYYELWWFWLLWTVLILFSCCCAFRHRRAKLRLQQQQRQREINLLAYHGACHGAGPVPSGSLLDLRLLSAFKPPAYEDVVHRPGTPPPPYTAASGCPLTASSERTCCSSASSCPTHCEGTNVEGVSSHQSAPPHQEDEPGAGVSPAPTPPSCRYRRLTGDSGIELCPCPDSSEGEPIKEARASATPPDLEDPCVLPLDPVPQVSPVGLASSEGDIP from the exons ATGGCTCAGGCCAGCAGCGGGAACGGCAGCGAGGAAGCCTGGGGGGCACTTCGGGTGCCGCAACAGCAG CTTCGAGAGCTGTGCCCAGGAGTGAACAACCAGCCCTACCTCTGTGAGAGTGGTCACTGCTGCGGGGAGACAGGCTGCTGCACCTACTACTATGAGCTCTGGT GGTTCTGGCTGCTCTGGACTGTCCTCATCCTCTTTAGCTGCTGTTGCGCCTTCCGTCATCGACGAGCTAAACTCCGGCTGCAGCAACAGCAGCGGCAGCGTGAGATCAACTTGTTGGCCTACCATGGGGCATGCCATGGGGCTGGCCCTGTCCCTTCCGGTTCACTGCTTGACCTTC GCCTTCTCAGCGCCTTCAAACCCCCTGCCTACGAGGATGTGGTTCACCGCCCTGGCACACCACCGCCTCCTTACACTGCAGCCTCAGGCTGCCCCTTGACTGCTTCCAGTGAACGTACCTGCTGCTCCTCTGCTTCTAGCTGCCCTACCCACTGCGAGGGAACAAATGTGGAAGGTGTTTCCTCCCACCAGAGTGCCCCCCCTCATCAAGAGGAtgagcctggggcaggggtgagccccgcccccacgcccccATCCTGCCGTTATCGCCGCCTGACTGGTGACTCAGGTATTGAGCTCTGCCCTTGTCCTGACTCCAGTGAGGGCGAGCCAATCAAGGAAGCTAGGGCTAGTGCCACTCCACCAGATTTGGAGGACCCTTGTGTGCTGCCCCTTGATCCTGTACCCCAGGTCTCTCCTGTGGGACTAGCTTCCAGTGAAGGGGACATCCCATAA
- the WBP1 gene encoding WW domain-binding protein 1 isoform X3 — protein sequence MAQASSGNGSEEAWGALRVPQQQSRAASSLEGPIWRRAGTQTHALDAIVYHPQQSHLLRELCPGVNNQPYLCESGHCCGETGCCTYYYELWCLLSAFKPPAYEDVVHRPGTPPPPYTAASGCPLTASSERTCCSSASSCPTHCEGTNVEGVSSHQSAPPHQEDEPGAGVSPAPTPPSCRYRRLTGDSGIELCPCPDSSEGEPIKEARASATPPDLEDPCVLPLDPVPQVSPVGLASSEGDIP from the exons ATGGCTCAGGCCAGCAGCGGGAACGGCAGCGAGGAAGCCTGGGGGGCACTTCGGGTGCCGCAACAGCAG AGTCGGGCAGCGTCTTCTCTTGAGGGACCAATTTGGAGAAGAGCTGGAACCCAGACTCACGCCCTGGATGCCATCGTTTATCATCCACAGCAGTCCCATCTG CTTCGAGAGCTGTGCCCAGGAGTGAACAACCAGCCCTACCTCTGTGAGAGTGGTCACTGCTGCGGGGAGACAGGCTGCTGCACCTACTACTATGAGCTCTGGT GCCTTCTCAGCGCCTTCAAACCCCCTGCCTACGAGGATGTGGTTCACCGCCCTGGCACACCACCGCCTCCTTACACTGCAGCCTCAGGCTGCCCCTTGACTGCTTCCAGTGAACGTACCTGCTGCTCCTCTGCTTCTAGCTGCCCTACCCACTGCGAGGGAACAAATGTGGAAGGTGTTTCCTCCCACCAGAGTGCCCCCCCTCATCAAGAGGAtgagcctggggcaggggtgagccccgcccccacgcccccATCCTGCCGTTATCGCCGCCTGACTGGTGACTCAGGTATTGAGCTCTGCCCTTGTCCTGACTCCAGTGAGGGCGAGCCAATCAAGGAAGCTAGGGCTAGTGCCACTCCACCAGATTTGGAGGACCCTTGTGTGCTGCCCCTTGATCCTGTACCCCAGGTCTCTCCTGTGGGACTAGCTTCCAGTGAAGGGGACATCCCATAA